The Nyctibius grandis isolate bNycGra1 chromosome 9, bNycGra1.pri, whole genome shotgun sequence genome segment CCTGGCCTCGCGGCACTGCGTTGGcgagggagaaggggagatggGGACACTTACTCTCCGATAAGGGGGATGGCGTCTGGGAAGTGGGTCTGGAAGAAACCCAGCACTTGCTCGCCCGTCGTGAGCTTCTCAAATTCCTCAAAGGGCATGAAGAGCGTGCAGGTGAAGGACTTGTCCTGCCAGCCAGGAAGGAAGGTCAGAAAGAAGCCCAGAGGCCATAGAGAGCTCAAAGTACCTGGAGAAGCAGCTCAGTGCCCAGCCTGTCACCCAGCAGTCTCAGCGACCCACCTGTGGTGGCAGCAGGGATGAGCACCCTGCCACCCTGTTTCCCATGGTGGGCTTGTACACgctgggggcaggcaggggggagGCAGAAACGGGCAGCGTGTCATCTGCCAGCGTGGACCTGGCACGCTGCCCTGGGAATCCTGTGTCTGGTTTATAACCAGAGAGCTGGTTTTCGGGGGGTCGGGTGGGCTCGGATGTGTGGGCAGAGAGAAGTGAAGTGGCACAGGTAGCTGCTGCTGGACCTGCACCCCCCCGGGCTGTGGGATgcctggcacaggctgggggtCCCTCCTGGCACCTTGTTGTCCCTCACAGCCCCTGCCACATGCCTGCCACCACAGCCAATTCATCCCCACAAGCTCTATCCCATGCCCCAAGGGAGCGTGGCCATGGGTTATCACCATGTTGGGCAGTGCAATCATCATGAAGGTGTTTCTCGGCCAGATATGGAGGTAGTTCGGTTCCATGGcaaactgaaagagaagaaaaatcactttgtgTCCCTGACCTGCCCTGCTCAGCCTCCCCAGCCCGAGCCTCTggttcccctccccaccagcacACCAGTTCCCATCCTTTGTACCATGAGAAGACACAATGACACAGGGCCCCTTTCTGGTGCCTGATGCTTCAGGGAGTCACAGAACAAGGGCAAGAAGAAAGGGCAGCAGAGATGGGCAAAAACCTGCTGGTTTGCAATCACTGTTGTCCTCATAGACATGTTCCTGTATCCCCAggtgtaggggcctggaccgtgggaaagttatagagagaacataccagtacactgttatgtaacagcatgagatagcaagaaagcataaggatgtggcttgcttaagtttatagtaagtatccaattagaacagtagaagtggcacgcagccagattgtgtacaatacttgtagccaatagtttagtgtgtaaccgttacataagagagtatgtaggttataagagagtgtgttaaccaaaataaagaagctactagagcaccatattggtgtgctgtagttccttccttgCGTGTACCACAACACCCAGGACCTCTCAGAGCTACAGTTAACCCCACTGCTCCGGGGCAGGCTCTCTAGGATTTCTGCCGCCAGGTACCAAGACATTGGCCCCACCACTGCAAGAGGAAGAGATGCCTGCCTTCTTCTAGGAAAGTTTTAATCCCTTGGCTGAGTCTCAAGCAAGAAATTCGTTTCTCTAGAGCTGCTGTAGCAGAACCACCATGAGAGGGGAGCAGGGTGTCCGTTCTGCAAAGGTGGTAGCAGCCCCCAGGACAAGCACACTCACATCTCCATCCTTGGGAGGGATGGTCAGCTCCATATAGCCATGAGGAATGTACTCGTGACTGTAGTTAAAGCGCGTTTGCCTCATGAACTGCTTTCTGACTGTTGAGAAGGCTCCATCACATCCCATGATGAGATCGTAGGTGACTTCCAACGGCTGCTGGTCAGATCTGAAAGCAAGAGAGTCCCTTGGATCAATCCTGCTGTAACTCCAGGCCAGCTCAGCACTGCTGGGCACAGTGGATCTGCCTTTTGCAAAATGCCGGTGTCACCTCTATCATTATTAAACTTCTGGGGTGAGGGAAGACCGGCTTTCACTGACTGGGAAGCTCAATATTAGGATAAATAATCATCTTGTAGGTTATCAAAAGCATAACTCTGCCAGATCTACCCAAGAATGCGACAAGCACTGTTGGGGTAATGCTGCTATTTCTTAGAGCCTGAATCCCCAGGTGGACGGGGGTATGACCAGAACTTAACACAACTATGAAACAAGGTCATTAGCTGCCCTCCCTGATGAGCAATCTGTCCCTGGAAACCAGCACTATGGAGCCTGGCACGTTTATTCCCTGCACAGGTCAACAAGCGTGTGTCTAGCCTCCTGCCAGGCTGTTAGGGACTTACTTAAACTGCTTTCATACTCCCCATGAACTGTGCTCTTGTGCCTCTCCTTTCCAAAGCTGACACCGAGTTTTGCCCGCTCAGGAATAACACGCTGTTTTCAAACTGAGATTGCTCAATTGTTTGAGGCTTTATGAATGATTAAGCAGAAACTAACTGCGCACAGCACTTGATCCCAGGCTTGGGCAGGGATTACCTTTTTATGGTTAATGTCCCCAACTCTGCGTTGCACCCCAGGAGCTTGTGTCCAAAGTACAGTTTAGTGTTGGAGTACTTCTCAgcagctgtgaaaagaaaagacaacTAAATGTTGTACTGTGAccccaaaaatatttccaagggATCCCTAAATTATAGGGACTTTTGCCATTACAGCAGATAAGATGGCTGTGCTAAGTGATGGCCGGAAGGCAGGGCACTAGGACTGTGTTTGGTCAACTCTGGTGAAAACTAAAAAGTACAAGGAATCCTGCAACGATTTTTTCCCCGCAATGACATGAGTCATTGACCTGTTTCCACCATCACTGCATTGTATTTCAGGATGGGATGTGGTGCCTGTATTCAGTGGGAAATTTGGCCTGGCCTGATTACACGCTTTGCCCCAGTGCTCCAATTTCTATTTGTCTGTGTACAGTCGGGGGTTACGGAAAATGCCACTAACTGTGGCAAGGCTGAGGAGGTGTCTCCTGCTTTGGCTGGTGAAGTTCTGGGAGCAGATGCCagtgccaggagcagggcagctgagACAGCTCCCACTCGAGGGTGAATGCAGAAGAGTTGCTCCTCGGGGATTTCTGCACATGCAGAAAGGCCTCGGGGAACTTGTTTGAATATCCTTTCGTGTCAGACAAGCAGCAGGGAAACAGCACAGATTTCCTTCTTAAAAACACAGCTAGTTCACGTTTGCACTTTCTGAGAGCCAGGTTATGCCGAACTCACGGGCAAAGAGAGCCTGGGGCCCAAAGTCTCCTATTCATGGGGCAAACCCTAAATCCTCCCTGAATAAGGTGTGAAAGTGTTTGCAAACAGACCTGGCAACCTACCTGTTAGCAGCTCTCTGTTTAAGTTTGCTCTGTCCACAGAGAGAATGTACTGCAAGGCAAACAGGAGGCATTGCTGAAGGATGCTCGGCATGGCCAGATGAGAAACACCACCCTCTCCAAACAGCCCCACCAAAACCCAGGGGTCATGAAATCCCCTTCCTGCTCACAGCATCCCTTCTAAGAGCATGAGCCCCAGGCTGTCGGTCACACAGAGCTACAAACGCCATCAAAGACCCCTCGAGCTCTGCGAAGCATCTCTAAGTGGCAGCACGAGACCAGTACCTGGTTCTTCTTCCCATAGGGGATAGAGTACTTCTTCCCCGAAGGTGTATGTATCCTCCTTGCCCGCATGGGAATGCCTTTGGACACAATCTGAAATGGAAGGAACATAACCCAGGCTTCTGGCCAAAACTGAGTTGCCAAGGGACAGGGCACAAACTACCAAGCGCCATTCCCCCCGTGCACCCCACCCCAGGCAGAATGGGATGTTCTCTGCTCTCATTTTCCTGTGAATATCCAAGTTACTGAGGAAAATTTTACCAGGCTGTCAACACCAAGTCACTACTTTTTACTGAGATTACTTACAAGCTCATTCTCataaaaatcagtgcaaaaatgttttttgataGAAGGGACATGAAAAGTCCCAGGGTGCTGGACAGGGCAGGGGATGACAGCCAAATTACATCCTAGGGCTGTGATACAACCTGTTGAAGCCCGGGTTCCTTCTCTGTAGGGAGAAGGGGTTCAGGAGACCCCACCACTGCCAATGGCTGGATGTTAAATGGTTGTGAGCACCCTGCAGAGGTGTGCTGGGCTCTGAGCCAAGTGTGCTGTGCAGAAGTCAGTGTGCATGGTTTTCAGGGGTCAGCCCAAAGCTCAAGGTTTTGTGGGAAAAGACAAATCTGGACATGTCAGTAGGGAAACCAGCCCCCTTTATCACATCCTGCTGGTACTTCAGCTTTTCTGGGAGTCTACCTATTCCTGCCCTGTTTGCCCTCACCCTCCATGAGGGAGGAGAACATGGCAGGGAGGTAAACACTGGAAGGTGTTGTCTGAGTGTTGGTCTCCTGGGGAAGTACCCTCTGCCAtgagcagagcccagctgccCAGAGTTGGGTGCTGcccccaggctgggggagaTCTCCATTGGTGGCTGTGCCACGAAGCAGTGGAGAACCAGGCTGCAGGCACGCAGTGGGAGAGGTCTACGTCCACCCTCATGAAAGCAGAGCTACTGCTGCGGTGGCCCCTGTATGCTTGGGGAGCAGAAAAGAGACTGTCCATCaccagctgaagtcaacaaCATTTTAACCACAGAGATCCCATCACCGACAGAAGCTTCCAGGGTAcctgctcctccatccccacGGCTTGGAGGGCTTGGCGTCCTCTGTGGGACAGGGCCAAGTTAATGCTTCTGCCACGGGCAAAGCTGGCCACCCGGATATCTGCGTGGAAAGAGCAGTTGGTTATGTAGACACTGATACCACAGCCTGGTGCAGGTGGCATCTCCCGAAATCCCTGCAGCGACAGCAGGTGGGGTAGTGGGGAGTCCCCGTCCCCCTGCTCTGCGTGCAGGGAGGGCAGGTATCCGAGGGCACGTTCAGCTGTCAGAAAGGCAGCTGAGCAGCTTCGAGGGCCGCTTCCTCAGTGCCGCCTCTGGCCtggaagaagcagctgcagccaaGTGCTGCAAAGGGAACTCTGGATCCTGACAGCTCCCCACAGTGCCAGAGGGCACATTGTCACTAAGAGCCATTTGCCCTCTAAGTGGAGAGAGTCGAGCGATGAATGCCTGGCAGCTTCTGCTGAGACCCACAGACTGGCACTTTTCGGGACACTGGCAGGTCACCTTCTCCATCACTGTTCAGATGGAAATGTCTTGGTGCTGGCCTGTTCCTCCTCCAAATGGCCTCACTCAGGCTTCCTGGGTTGTCCGGCCAGCATGTGTGGCAGATCCTCACCCCAATAGCTTTGAGGGTTGCATATCAGCACAAGAAATGGGCCAAAAACTGGAGCAAACTGGTAAAATCTGGCTCAGAAAGCAGGTAAGAGCACCCAGAAGCTTTATGAACCTGTGAAACTTCTAGCATATACAACATCCAGCAAAGAGTTGAACGGTTAAACCACAGTGAAAAGCTGTTTGCTCTTGCTGTGAGCCTGCAGCCTGCTGGCATCACTTGGGGCTGGCTGCTGTGATCccctttttctgcagagctgtatGCAGGACTcggggcaggagcagctgggaacCATGCAGCAGAACTGGCCATGCCGACCTCTGCCCAAGCAGGGAAGAGTTATCACAGAGACCACTTGTCACCAGGgacttctccttccctttgccACACGTTCGAGTTGAGTTTCACCTTCCATGGTGTCATTCTCATCTGCCACTTGGTTTGCCATCTCTGCCCAAGTTTTATTTGTCTGTCAGCTGATAGACACTGAAGACAAgtgatttctttccctttcagtcAGCACCTGGGCTCTGAATCACCATTTCTCTGTTGCTgtgccctgcagagctggaggctTCCTAAAAGCAGTCCATCTCTCCTTCTGCCCCTCTTGCCACCAGCCCTCCTCACCATCAATGGCAGTGGTTACCAGTTAAGTCGATGCTTTTAACCCTAACAGAGATGCTGCAGCATTAACAAAAGCTGTTGCTTCCAAACTTCTGACCCAGCTTGGTTCAACAGCACTGTGCTATAATTCTTCTTGCAGAAACCAGTTTTCAAAGGTGAGGATTTGAATCAATATTTAAGCCAAGAACATAAAAAAGGGGCATCATTTCAGTAGCTGAACAGTGTGTTCCCTCCACACAAGACaacatatttcaaataaatgctccccctccccacaggaCCTAAAGGGAAGAGTGAAAAGAATATCCCCAAAATGCCACgctttcagatttcattttctttctgcagtttcaGTGAGCTCACACAGTTCCTCTTTTGCTTCTTCAAGAACTGTTATGAGTAAAGGGACAGAAACATAATGATAAAACAGTAATGATCAGGCTGCACTTACCTTCTCTGGCTTCATAAACGTCAACATTGAAACCTCGTCTAGCAAAGAAACAGGCATTCAATGCACCCACCTACAAGAGAAGGATCAGGAATGGTGGATGAAGGGTTTCCCTAGTAGCTATATCACAGATCACTGCCGAGATGCATCAAGGGAAAGCAGCGGTCAGGGGACGCAGCTTAACATATACAGGAAGACCCTTTGATCAAGAACCTTAGAGGACTTCTTCCTGGAGAGAAGTCCCCTGGCACATCTGATGTGCCTGCAGAGCCTCCAAGACAAAAGTCACCCATCAAAACTCATCATATAAAGTCATACCAAGTTCAGGGCTTTTTTACACGCAGTGATTAACAGCAATGGGGTAACCCCTTCTGCCAGAGACAGCAGGAGCTGGTACAGGCAagctctctgctcctctctggactatatttattgtttttgaTAGAATTCAGGGTGCTGCAGCATTCCCTTGGGAACACAGAAGGGGAAGCTAGACCTGTGCAAAAGCACAGTATTACCTTAAAAAGAACGGCACACACATGTCCTGCTTGTTATTTAAATGGATggctgtctttttctcttttaatttccaTCATTAATCGTTGTCAGAACTACAGACACTTATGTCATCACTCTTTTCCAGCAACATGGGGACCAAGAAGCTAATGGCCACAAACTCAGAAGAGAGATTTAGGTGCTGCAATGCTCCATGCTGTCCTTTAGAGTCAGACCACTCTGCAAGTAGCAACAGGGGAAAACCATTCCCAAACAAAAGTGGGCGGAGGAAGGCATTTCCCCTTAGCCTAGCGTTCACCAAGTCTCAGTCCTTGCAAAGCATTTCACGTTAGCGACTTGGTTAAAGCCAGAAACAGCCAAGGGGCAGGAGGATCTGGCAGCTCAAACGAGGACTGTTATTTAGTGTACCTTGGCATCACTGATCCACCTCCCAAACCCCTTCCTCCGAGAAAAGGACTCTTGGCAGCGGGATTTATTTGCACACACCATTCAGGGCAA includes the following:
- the KMO gene encoding kynurenine 3-monooxygenase; the encoded protein is MEPGDPRGKRVAIVGGGLVGALNACFFARRGFNVDVYEAREDIRVASFARGRSINLALSHRGRQALQAVGMEEQIVSKGIPMRARRIHTPSGKKYSIPYGKKNQYILSVDRANLNRELLTAAEKYSNTKLYFGHKLLGCNAELGTLTIKRIDPRDSLAFRSDQQPLEVTYDLIMGCDGAFSTVRKQFMRQTRFNYSHEYIPHGYMELTIPPKDGDFAMEPNYLHIWPRNTFMMIALPNMDKSFTCTLFMPFEEFEKLTTGEQVLGFFQTHFPDAIPLIGERELKHDYFLLPAQAMISVKCSSYHLASRCVLMGDAAHAIVPFYGQGMNAGFEDCLVFDELMDQFHNDLGACLPEFSRLRVPDDHAISDLAMYNYVEMPCKGVMVALSQMREHVNSTWFIFRKQVDNFLHTLMPSTIVPLYTMVTFTRIRYHEALQRWKWQKKVINRGLFVMGAAGLGGTYLLIKRLARDLDFCMENLWGWSHYLKNIGNFPFGTQVA